Proteins from a single region of Bogoriella caseilytica:
- the dinB gene encoding DNA polymerase IV: MSRAPRSAAARRSWGEDDTGCTILHLDMDAFFVAVELLDRPELHGRPVIVGGQQRGVVAAASYEARRYGIHSAMPASRARALCPDLVVLPAQRGRYVEVSRQVMQILSEVTETVEQLSIDEAFLDVRPAIRRMGPPTEIARWLRREIHTRLDLPASVGLASTKHVAKLASAHAKPDGLLLIPAAATVDFLHSLPAGALWGVGERAQQSLAAHGIETVRDIAHTTEGELRSILGAAAARKLLDLAWGRDPRPVQPGREEKSIGTESTFPQDVSDRAELGRVLLSQAHACAARLRKAGFAARRVAIKVRFPDFTTLTRSRTLADPTDTAHDLHGAAMELLAAVQLPRGGVRLLGLRAEQLQHADVGVQMALDFEEGADSAAAERAMDGVRARFGNQVLLPASLLTSRRSTTADASGDIS; encoded by the coding sequence ATGAGCCGAGCTCCCCGGTCTGCTGCGGCCCGCCGCTCCTGGGGCGAAGACGACACCGGCTGCACCATTCTCCATCTCGACATGGACGCCTTCTTCGTCGCGGTCGAGCTGCTGGACCGGCCGGAGCTGCACGGCCGCCCGGTGATCGTCGGGGGACAGCAGCGCGGCGTGGTCGCCGCGGCCTCCTACGAAGCGCGTCGTTATGGGATCCACTCGGCGATGCCCGCCTCCCGCGCCCGAGCGCTCTGCCCCGACCTGGTCGTGCTGCCCGCCCAACGGGGCCGTTACGTCGAGGTATCCCGGCAGGTGATGCAGATCCTGTCCGAGGTCACCGAAACGGTCGAGCAACTCTCCATCGACGAGGCCTTTCTCGACGTGCGCCCGGCAATCCGGCGGATGGGGCCTCCGACCGAGATCGCCCGGTGGCTCCGCCGAGAGATCCACACCCGTCTCGACCTCCCGGCCTCGGTAGGGCTGGCATCGACGAAACACGTGGCCAAGCTGGCCTCCGCCCATGCCAAGCCGGACGGTCTGCTCCTGATCCCCGCGGCGGCCACGGTGGACTTCCTCCACTCCCTGCCCGCCGGGGCGCTCTGGGGCGTGGGGGAGCGAGCGCAACAATCCCTCGCCGCTCACGGCATCGAGACGGTCCGCGACATCGCCCACACCACTGAAGGGGAGCTGCGCTCCATCCTGGGCGCTGCTGCCGCACGTAAGCTGCTCGACCTCGCCTGGGGGCGTGATCCACGCCCGGTACAACCCGGGCGCGAGGAGAAGTCCATCGGCACGGAATCGACCTTCCCGCAGGATGTCAGCGATCGCGCCGAGCTGGGGCGTGTGCTGCTGAGCCAAGCGCATGCGTGCGCCGCGCGACTACGCAAGGCAGGCTTTGCGGCACGACGGGTGGCCATCAAGGTGAGGTTCCCGGATTTCACCACTCTCACCCGCTCACGCACCCTGGCGGATCCCACCGACACCGCTCACGATCTGCACGGCGCCGCGATGGAGTTGCTGGCGGCCGTGCAGCTCCCGCGTGGCGGCGTGCGCTTGCTCGGGTTGCGCGCCGAACAGCTGCAGCATGCCGATGTCGGAGTGCAGATGGCGCTTGATTTTGAGGAGGGAGCGGACTCCGCTGCGGCCGAGCGTGCCATGGACGGGGTGCGAGCGCGCTTCGGCAATCAGGTGCTTCTCCCTGCGTCCCTGC
- a CDS encoding spermidine synthase — MAGRRRERGTGSSARTSSSSHLPTTPVPTSLATAELRWDGPDEVTLLLDGAESSALDLRDPARLVFEYMQQMRVILDATMPSGALRVMHLGGAACAFPRAIDAARPGSSQVAVELDGQLAGLVREWFDLPRSPRLRIRVGDAREVLQGQRIGAWQVMVRDVFAGTQVPRPARTLQAAQAARAALGAEGLYLVNAAHRPPAVDVRAEIAALQQAFGAEPGQVLAVTDPGIRRGRRHGNVVLAAASTGLPVAEIERGLRRLPLPAGLMTGHDLDRFRAGAASTQDRPGRAPATPGERAETPAAVAPPAS; from the coding sequence ATGGCCGGACGCAGACGAGAACGTGGCACGGGATCGTCCGCTCGGACCTCGTCATCATCGCACCTGCCCACGACACCGGTCCCGACCTCGCTGGCTACTGCGGAACTACGCTGGGATGGCCCCGACGAGGTGACGTTGCTCCTGGACGGCGCGGAGAGCTCGGCCTTGGATCTCCGCGATCCAGCGCGGCTGGTCTTCGAGTACATGCAACAGATGCGCGTCATCCTCGACGCCACCATGCCCTCCGGCGCTCTGCGCGTCATGCACCTGGGCGGGGCGGCCTGCGCCTTCCCCCGGGCAATTGACGCGGCCCGTCCGGGTTCGAGTCAGGTGGCCGTCGAGCTCGACGGGCAGCTGGCCGGCCTGGTCCGCGAGTGGTTCGACCTTCCGCGCTCACCGCGGCTCCGCATCCGTGTCGGCGATGCTCGCGAGGTGCTGCAGGGTCAGCGGATTGGAGCGTGGCAGGTGATGGTGCGCGACGTCTTTGCCGGCACGCAGGTGCCACGGCCCGCGCGCACTCTCCAGGCTGCCCAGGCGGCACGGGCCGCGCTCGGAGCGGAGGGCCTGTACCTGGTCAACGCCGCACATCGCCCGCCCGCGGTGGATGTGCGGGCGGAGATCGCCGCCCTCCAGCAGGCCTTCGGTGCCGAACCTGGCCAGGTGCTCGCCGTGACCGATCCCGGCATCCGGCGAGGGCGCCGCCACGGCAACGTCGTGCTCGCCGCCGCCAGCACTGGACTCCCCGTCGCCGAGATCGAACGCGGGCTGCGGCGCCTGCCGCTGCCGGCGGGACTGATGACGGGCCATGATCTGGACCGGTTCCGCGCCGGGGCCGCGTCCACCCAGGACCGCCCCGGCCGGGCGCCGGCGACGCCTGGCGAACGAGCGGAGACTCCCGCCGCGGTCGCGCCCCCAGCATCCTGA
- a CDS encoding cold-shock protein: protein MAQGTVKWFNAEKGYGFIEQSAGGADVFVHYSAIQSDGYRSLEDGQAVEFDITQGPKGPQAENVRIA from the coding sequence ATGGCACAGGGAACCGTGAAGTGGTTCAACGCCGAAAAGGGCTACGGCTTCATCGAGCAGTCGGCCGGCGGCGCTGACGTCTTCGTGCACTACAGCGCGATTCAGTCTGACGGCTACCGCTCCCTCGAGGACGGTCAGGCCGTGGAGTTCGACATCACGCAGGGCCCCAAGGGCCCCCAGGCTGAGAACGTGCGTATCGCCTGA